The Streptomyces nitrosporeus genome includes a window with the following:
- a CDS encoding histidine phosphatase family protein, translating into MSVRVSLVAAARSSAVLAERFGDELPLDHMGWREIQYAAHALVPLGAAELRYCSPTPRSRATGDALGYAPLVQLALRDCDMGRWRGLTLAEVAAREPGAVDVWLADPRSAPHGGEPLLAFISRVGGWLDTRPVHDGWIVAVAEPAVIRAALVYALGAPPGSYWNVDVHPLSVTTLTGLPGRWHLSL; encoded by the coding sequence ATGAGTGTTCGGGTCTCCCTCGTCGCCGCGGCACGCAGCTCCGCCGTGCTCGCCGAGCGCTTCGGCGACGAACTGCCGCTGGACCACATGGGCTGGCGCGAGATCCAGTACGCCGCGCACGCCCTGGTGCCCCTGGGCGCCGCCGAGCTGCGCTACTGCTCGCCGACCCCGCGCAGCCGGGCCACCGGCGACGCCCTGGGCTACGCCCCGCTCGTCCAGCTCGCGCTGCGCGACTGCGACATGGGCCGCTGGCGGGGCCTGACCCTGGCGGAGGTGGCGGCCCGGGAGCCGGGCGCCGTGGACGTCTGGCTGGCCGACCCGCGCTCGGCCCCGCACGGCGGCGAGCCCCTGCTGGCCTTCATCTCCCGCGTAGGGGGATGGCTCGACACCCGGCCGGTCCACGACGGCTGGATCGTGGCGGTCGCCGAACCCGCCGTCATCCGCGCGGCCCTCGTCTACGCCCTGGGAGCCCCGCCCGGGTCGTACTGGAACGTCGACGTCCACCCGCTCTCGGTCACCACGCTCACCGGACTGCCGGGCCGCTGGCACCTGAGCCTCTGA
- a CDS encoding alpha/beta hydrolase, which translates to MASRPRTRRLRRALLAVLVTASVALPVSGAARPSAVPAPAPAARAPLSATTPAALGARYAAVREDVLAAQRAAAGHGDRRRAEGLRAMAAPERRFLAFDGRDGGRTAEVFGELAGARRIAVLVPGAGVDLDHYGRLRRGAEALAAELGGGSAVVAWLGYRTPATVSPAAATPGRAREAAPRLASFVRELSAAAEPGARVSLLCHSYGSVVCAHGARGLDVADIVLYGSPGTGVAGAAELRTTAAVHAGRSSGDWIAHVPHLALELPFATVGFGTDPVSAEFGAEVFDAGDGGHSDYLAPGSVPLRAIARIVAGTEDGRA; encoded by the coding sequence ATGGCGTCCCGCCCACGCACCCGTCGTCTGCGCCGCGCCCTGCTCGCCGTGCTCGTCACCGCGTCCGTGGCGCTGCCGGTGTCGGGGGCCGCGCGCCCCTCGGCGGTGCCGGCGCCCGCGCCCGCCGCCCGTGCCCCGCTGAGCGCCACGACGCCCGCCGCGCTGGGCGCGCGGTACGCCGCCGTCCGTGAGGACGTGCTGGCCGCGCAGCGGGCCGCGGCCGGGCACGGCGACCGGCGCAGGGCGGAGGGCCTGCGGGCCATGGCCGCGCCGGAGCGCCGCTTCCTGGCCTTCGACGGGCGCGACGGCGGCCGGACGGCGGAGGTCTTCGGCGAACTGGCCGGGGCCCGGCGCATCGCCGTACTGGTGCCGGGTGCCGGGGTCGACCTCGACCACTACGGGCGGCTGCGGCGTGGCGCGGAGGCGCTCGCCGCCGAGCTGGGCGGCGGATCCGCCGTCGTCGCGTGGCTGGGGTACCGCACCCCCGCCACCGTGAGCCCGGCCGCGGCGACCCCCGGGCGGGCACGGGAAGCGGCCCCGCGGCTGGCCTCCTTCGTACGGGAGCTGAGCGCCGCGGCGGAGCCCGGGGCGCGCGTCTCGCTGCTCTGCCACTCCTACGGTTCGGTGGTGTGCGCCCATGGCGCGCGCGGGCTCGACGTGGCGGACATCGTGCTGTACGGCAGTCCGGGCACCGGGGTGGCCGGCGCGGCGGAGCTGCGCACCACCGCGGCCGTCCACGCGGGCCGGAGCAGTGGCGACTGGATCGCGCACGTCCCGCATCTGGCGCTGGAACTGCCGTTCGCCACGGTCGGGTTCGGGACCGATCCCGTGTCGGCGGAGTTCGGTGCGGAGGTCTTCGACGCGGGGGACGGCGGCCACAGCGACTATCTGGCACCGGGTTCGGTCCCGCTGCGGGCCATCGCCCGGATCGTCGCCGGGACGGAGGACGGGCGTGCGTGA
- a CDS encoding LysR family substrate-binding domain-containing protein: MTGSEVPPSFRLAYVPGVTPAKWVRIWNERLPGVPLTLVAVAAADAAGLLRRGEADAGFLRLPVDRTELSAIPLYTETTVVVIPKDHVAAAAEELSVADLAEEIVLHPLDDTLDWERPPGRPAFERPATTPDAVELVAAGVGLLVVPQSLARLYHRKDLTYRPLAGAAEGSAGEPGPEDGQGPGVPGSRVALSWPEERTTDLVEEFIGIVRGRTVNSTRGPQKPAARQQKSAERSGRKDGGASRKAGPASGKGGSGSRGGARSQGGARSQGGKGKSTGRGGKPRRRP, from the coding sequence GTGACAGGCTCGGAAGTACCCCCGTCGTTCCGGCTCGCCTACGTCCCGGGCGTGACCCCCGCCAAGTGGGTGCGGATCTGGAACGAGCGGCTGCCCGGTGTCCCGCTGACCCTGGTGGCCGTGGCCGCCGCCGACGCGGCCGGTCTGCTGCGGCGCGGCGAGGCCGACGCGGGCTTCCTGCGGCTGCCGGTGGACCGTACGGAACTCAGCGCGATCCCCCTCTACACCGAGACGACCGTGGTCGTGATCCCCAAGGACCATGTCGCCGCCGCCGCCGAGGAGCTGTCGGTGGCGGACCTGGCCGAGGAGATCGTGCTGCATCCGCTCGACGACACCCTCGACTGGGAACGGCCGCCCGGCCGGCCCGCCTTCGAGCGGCCCGCCACGACACCCGACGCGGTCGAGCTGGTGGCGGCGGGGGTGGGGCTGCTCGTCGTACCGCAGTCCCTGGCGCGGCTGTACCACCGCAAGGACCTCACCTACCGGCCGCTGGCCGGGGCGGCGGAGGGGTCCGCCGGGGAGCCGGGACCGGAGGACGGGCAGGGGCCCGGGGTCCCCGGGTCCCGGGTGGCCCTCTCCTGGCCGGAGGAGAGGACCACGGACCTGGTGGAGGAGTTCATCGGGATCGTGCGCGGGCGCACCGTCAACAGCACCCGGGGCCCGCAGAAGCCGGCGGCCCGGCAGCAGAAGTCCGCCGAGCGCTCCGGACGCAAGGACGGCGGTGCCTCCCGCAAGGCCGGGCCGGCTTCGGGCAAGGGCGGTTCGGGTTCCCGGGGCGGTGCGCGGTCCCAGGGCGGTGCGCGGTCCCAGGGCGGCAAGGGGAAGAGCACCGGCCGGGGCGGGAAGCCGCGCCGCCGGCCGTAG
- a CDS encoding DUF5997 family protein — translation MTSHQSTQTMKPATAAKKLGVYLEATPAEFQEGVVSRAELNALQSDPPAWLQELRRNGPHPRPVVASKLGVSIAGLARGGVTEPLTTEQIDALKQDGPEWLQKERAIQAEVRKEAVRIKERNAARAAQADGDGRS, via the coding sequence ATGACGTCGCACCAGAGCACCCAGACCATGAAGCCCGCCACCGCGGCGAAGAAACTGGGTGTGTACCTCGAAGCCACCCCCGCGGAGTTCCAGGAGGGCGTCGTCTCGCGTGCCGAGCTGAACGCCCTGCAGTCCGACCCGCCGGCCTGGCTCCAGGAGCTGCGGCGCAACGGCCCGCACCCCCGCCCGGTGGTCGCCTCCAAGCTGGGCGTCTCCATCGCCGGCCTGGCCCGCGGCGGCGTCACCGAGCCGCTCACGACCGAGCAGATCGACGCGCTGAAGCAGGACGGCCCGGAGTGGCTGCAGAAGGAGCGCGCCATCCAGGCCGAGGTCCGCAAGGAGGCCGTACGCATCAAGGAGCGCAACGCGGCCCGTGCCGCGCAGGCGGACGGGGACGGCCGCTCCTGA
- a CDS encoding RNA polymerase sigma factor: MTVGPGVGVGTARAGAESDASVIARSRDEPEAFAALFDRHADAVHRYAARRLGGEAADDLVAETFTTAFQQRHRYDPARGAGAGARPWLFGIATNLAGRHRRAEARRFRAMARVPAPADHDEPLADRAADRVVARAVRRELAGALAALPARHRDVLLLVAWGDLSYEETAQALGIPVGTVRSRLHRARGKLREALGGSNPTALREASGHE, encoded by the coding sequence ATGACCGTCGGACCAGGCGTCGGCGTCGGCACCGCGCGTGCCGGTGCCGAGAGCGACGCCTCAGTGATCGCGCGGTCCCGGGACGAGCCCGAGGCGTTCGCCGCGCTCTTCGACCGGCACGCCGACGCCGTGCACCGCTACGCGGCCCGCCGCCTCGGCGGGGAGGCCGCCGACGACCTCGTGGCGGAGACCTTCACCACCGCGTTCCAGCAGCGGCATCGCTACGACCCGGCCCGCGGCGCGGGCGCCGGTGCCCGGCCCTGGCTGTTCGGCATAGCGACCAACCTGGCCGGCCGGCACCGGCGGGCCGAGGCCCGCCGGTTCAGGGCCATGGCCCGGGTCCCGGCCCCCGCCGACCACGACGAGCCGCTGGCCGACCGGGCCGCGGACCGGGTGGTGGCGCGGGCCGTACGCCGCGAGCTGGCGGGGGCGCTGGCCGCGCTGCCCGCTCGGCACCGGGACGTGCTCCTGCTGGTGGCCTGGGGGGACCTCAGCTACGAGGAGACGGCCCAGGCCCTCGGTATCCCCGTGGGCACGGTCAGATCACGGCTGCACCGGGCTCGCGGCAAGCTGCGCGAAGCATTGGGCGGATCCAACCCGACGGCACTGCGAGAGGCATCCGGCCATGAATGA
- a CDS encoding DUF1918 domain-containing protein: MEAHAGDRLLTHGRTVGRHDRVAEIVEVLGDGGSPPYRLRNEDGHESVMAPGPDSVVQHTAPEDKDR; this comes from the coding sequence ATGGAGGCACACGCGGGCGACCGGCTGCTGACCCACGGCAGGACCGTGGGCCGGCACGACCGGGTCGCAGAGATCGTCGAGGTGCTGGGCGACGGGGGAAGCCCCCCGTACCGGCTGCGCAACGAGGACGGGCACGAGTCGGTCATGGCGCCCGGCCCCGACAGCGTCGTCCAGCACACCGCCCCCGAGGACAAGGACCGCTGA
- a CDS encoding GNAT family N-acetyltransferase, whose protein sequence is MSDLELTEQRYEISADPSRLDVPLVHRWLSTDAYWALGRTRGQQDRAIAGSLNFGAYDVASGEQTAYARVVTDHATFAWICDVYVAPEARGAGLGTRLVAAVRDRLAPLGVRRFMLATKDAHGVYARLGFEPLAEPDMWMALQVN, encoded by the coding sequence ATGAGCGACCTCGAACTCACCGAACAGCGTTACGAGATCTCCGCCGACCCCTCCCGTCTCGATGTGCCCCTGGTGCACCGCTGGCTGTCCACCGACGCCTACTGGGCGCTGGGGCGCACCCGTGGGCAGCAGGACCGCGCCATAGCGGGTTCCCTCAACTTCGGCGCGTACGACGTGGCATCCGGAGAGCAGACCGCCTACGCGCGCGTCGTGACCGACCACGCCACCTTCGCGTGGATCTGCGACGTCTACGTGGCCCCGGAGGCGCGCGGAGCCGGCCTCGGCACCCGGCTCGTGGCCGCCGTCCGCGACCGGCTGGCCCCGCTGGGCGTGCGCAGGTTCATGCTGGCGACCAAGGACGCCCACGGGGTGTACGCCCGGCTGGGCTTCGAGCCGCTCGCGGAGCCGGACATGTGGATGGCCCTCCAGGTGAACTGA
- a CDS encoding serine hydrolase domain-containing protein — protein MPQTQDPQTRAPRPQGGPRIHGTCDERFTAVREAFEANFTERDELGAAVTVLLDGVPVADLWGGWADGARTRPWERDTVVNVWSTTKGPTALCAHILADRGLLDLDAPVAAYWPEFAAAGKESVRVRHLLSHRSGVAGLREPHTLDELYDWELTCARLAATEPWWEPGTRSGYHAISYGFLVGEVVRRITGLLPGEFLREEVTGPLGIDFTVGLPEEEAHRAAELVQPKHVVREQAALFATMEPVAIASLLNPGTGTAAANTPGWRAAEIPAANGHGTARAVAALYGVIAGRGSLDGRRILSETAAERIREGQGSCRDLVLGAGFRHETELGLGLWLSGPNASYGPNPRAVGHDGAGGSSGLADPEAGLALGYVMNRMGPHIADDPRKTALVEAAYASLAAAR, from the coding sequence GTGCCGCAGACCCAGGACCCGCAGACACGAGCCCCGCGGCCCCAGGGAGGCCCGCGGATCCACGGCACCTGCGACGAGCGGTTCACCGCGGTCCGCGAGGCGTTCGAGGCGAACTTCACCGAGCGCGACGAACTGGGCGCGGCCGTCACCGTCCTCCTCGACGGCGTCCCCGTGGCCGACCTCTGGGGCGGCTGGGCCGACGGCGCCCGCACCCGCCCGTGGGAACGCGACACCGTGGTCAACGTCTGGTCCACGACGAAGGGCCCGACCGCGCTCTGCGCCCACATCCTGGCCGACCGGGGCCTGCTGGACCTGGACGCCCCCGTCGCCGCGTACTGGCCCGAATTCGCCGCCGCGGGCAAGGAGTCCGTACGCGTACGGCATCTGCTCTCGCACCGTTCCGGCGTCGCGGGACTCCGCGAGCCGCACACCCTGGACGAGCTGTACGACTGGGAGCTGACCTGTGCCCGGCTCGCCGCCACCGAACCCTGGTGGGAGCCCGGCACCCGCTCCGGCTACCACGCGATCTCCTACGGATTCCTTGTCGGCGAGGTCGTCCGCCGGATCACCGGGCTGCTCCCGGGGGAGTTCCTGCGCGAGGAGGTCACCGGGCCGCTCGGCATCGACTTCACCGTGGGCCTCCCCGAGGAGGAGGCCCACCGGGCCGCCGAACTCGTCCAGCCCAAGCACGTCGTCAGGGAACAGGCCGCCCTCTTCGCGACGATGGAACCCGTCGCCATCGCCTCCCTGCTCAACCCCGGCACGGGCACGGCCGCGGCCAACACCCCCGGATGGCGAGCCGCCGAGATCCCCGCGGCCAACGGCCACGGCACCGCACGGGCGGTCGCCGCCCTCTACGGCGTCATCGCCGGACGCGGCAGCCTGGACGGTCGGCGGATCCTGTCCGAAACGGCCGCCGAACGCATCCGCGAGGGCCAGGGCAGCTGCCGAGACCTCGTACTCGGTGCCGGATTCCGCCACGAGACCGAACTGGGCCTCGGCCTCTGGCTGAGCGGCCCCAACGCCTCCTACGGACCCAACCCGCGCGCGGTCGGCCATGACGGGGCCGGCGGCTCCTCCGGCCTCGCCGATCCCGAGGCCGGGCTCGCCCTCGGCTACGTCATGAACCGCATGGGCCCGCACATCGCCGACGACCCCCGCAAGACGGCCCTGGTCGAAGCGGCCTACGCCTCCCTGGCCGCAGCCCGCTGA
- a CDS encoding CU044_5270 family protein: protein MNDELELLREWDADATPLTGPARSRARHQLLDAMAHAGRRTRPGRRRALRLAAAAVVATAVTGTAALIGTSGSGGGGAPGVSAPRVEHAAATVLNGAAAWEREREKEPVVPRDDQFVYSKRVIRETEQRTGEVRTYTDEMWDSVDASKPSLSMELGREMWEEPSGEGGRVWPPRKWSELEKLPRDPEKLVPVILSFGSRVEDRPVGDLDEPDRYEAYWLLGELLKNPVLPRGLRPAAYEALALVPGVKTIRGVRDSAGRAGVGIAHTGRRPYEGKYLIFDPASYEFLGFRDERTSASGKEKYVQLSHVVDWGIVERVRQRP from the coding sequence ATGAATGACGAACTCGAACTCCTGAGGGAGTGGGACGCGGACGCGACCCCGCTCACCGGTCCGGCCCGGAGCCGGGCCCGGCACCAGCTGCTCGACGCGATGGCCCACGCGGGCCGGCGCACCCGCCCCGGCCGCCGCCGTGCACTGCGCCTCGCGGCGGCCGCGGTGGTCGCCACGGCGGTCACGGGGACGGCGGCGCTGATCGGCACGTCCGGCTCCGGCGGGGGCGGCGCACCGGGCGTGAGCGCCCCACGGGTGGAGCACGCCGCCGCGACGGTGCTGAACGGGGCGGCGGCGTGGGAGCGCGAGCGGGAGAAGGAGCCGGTGGTGCCGCGTGACGACCAGTTCGTCTACTCGAAGCGGGTCATCAGGGAGACGGAGCAGAGGACCGGCGAGGTCAGGACCTACACCGACGAGATGTGGGACTCGGTGGACGCCTCCAAGCCCTCCTTGAGCATGGAACTGGGCCGCGAGATGTGGGAGGAGCCCTCGGGGGAGGGCGGCCGGGTGTGGCCGCCCCGGAAGTGGAGCGAGCTGGAGAAGCTGCCCCGGGACCCGGAGAAGCTCGTCCCGGTCATCCTCTCCTTCGGCTCCCGCGTCGAGGACCGGCCGGTCGGCGATCTCGACGAGCCCGACCGGTACGAGGCCTACTGGCTGCTCGGCGAGCTCCTGAAGAACCCGGTGCTGCCCCGGGGACTGCGCCCCGCGGCGTACGAGGCACTGGCCCTCGTGCCCGGCGTCAAGACGATCCGGGGAGTGAGGGACTCCGCCGGGCGGGCCGGGGTGGGGATCGCCCATACCGGGCGCCGGCCCTACGAAGGCAAGTACCTGATCTTCGACCCGGCGTCGTACGAGTTCCTGGGCTTCCGCGACGAGCGGACCTCGGCCTCCGGGAAGGAGAAGTACGTCCAGCTGTCGCACGTGGTGGACTGGGGGATCGTCGAGCGGGTGAGGCAGCGCCCGTAG
- a CDS encoding PLP-dependent aminotransferase family protein, whose amino-acid sequence MQERSSVAELVSSLKSELYRYSPGGKLPSSRSLVERFRVSPVTVSRAVAQLAAEGLVVTRPGAGAFRAEARAALPAPGDTSWQEVSLSGDGGPQVVPRTVDASGLLVTLSAPPPGIVELNGGYLHPGLQPERALAAALARAGRRPGAWDRPPTDGLGELRAWFARQIGPALTGDDILITAGGQNALATALRALAPPGAPVLVESPTYTGMLAAARATGLRPVPVPMDTEGVRPDLLEAAFRATGSRVFVCQPLFQNPTGTSLAPARREQVVRAARAAGAFVVEDDFARQLVHHDAGPLPDPLAAHDPDGVVVHVRSLTKVTSPSFRIGALAARGPVLERLRAIQVVDSLFVPRPLQEAALELVGSPSWERHLHTVSAELGGRRTAMLAALRARLPELALPHVPSGGGSLWLRLPGPAADEAALVSAALRAGVAVAPGRPYHCAEPPAGHIRLSFAAVPGPAEIAEGVRRLRMAVDELRNRGG is encoded by the coding sequence ATGCAAGAGCGTAGCAGCGTGGCCGAGCTGGTGAGTTCACTGAAGAGTGAGCTGTACCGCTACTCTCCGGGTGGAAAACTGCCGTCGAGCCGGTCCCTCGTCGAACGGTTCCGGGTCAGCCCGGTGACCGTCTCCCGGGCCGTCGCCCAGCTCGCCGCCGAAGGGCTGGTCGTCACCCGGCCCGGCGCCGGCGCCTTCCGGGCCGAGGCCCGCGCCGCCCTGCCCGCGCCGGGCGACACCTCCTGGCAGGAGGTGTCGCTCAGCGGAGACGGCGGACCCCAGGTCGTGCCCCGCACCGTCGACGCCTCCGGCCTCCTCGTCACCCTCTCCGCGCCTCCGCCCGGGATCGTCGAACTGAACGGCGGCTACCTCCACCCCGGCCTCCAGCCGGAACGCGCCCTGGCCGCCGCGCTCGCCCGGGCGGGCCGCCGCCCCGGCGCCTGGGACAGACCGCCGACCGACGGACTGGGCGAACTGCGCGCCTGGTTCGCCCGGCAGATCGGCCCCGCCCTCACCGGCGACGACATCCTGATCACCGCGGGCGGGCAGAACGCCCTGGCCACCGCGCTGCGCGCGCTCGCCCCGCCCGGAGCCCCCGTCCTCGTCGAATCCCCCACCTACACCGGCATGCTGGCCGCCGCCCGCGCCACCGGGCTGCGCCCCGTCCCCGTACCCATGGACACCGAAGGGGTACGGCCCGATCTGCTGGAAGCGGCCTTCCGGGCCACCGGCTCCCGGGTCTTCGTCTGCCAGCCGCTCTTCCAGAACCCCACCGGCACCAGCCTGGCCCCCGCGCGCCGCGAACAGGTCGTACGCGCCGCCCGCGCCGCCGGAGCCTTCGTCGTCGAGGACGACTTCGCGCGCCAGCTCGTCCACCACGACGCCGGACCGCTCCCCGACCCCCTGGCCGCCCACGACCCGGACGGCGTCGTCGTCCACGTCCGCTCCCTCACCAAGGTCACCTCGCCCAGCTTCCGGATCGGCGCGCTCGCCGCCCGCGGACCGGTTCTGGAACGGCTCCGCGCCATCCAGGTCGTCGACAGCCTCTTCGTACCGCGTCCGCTCCAGGAGGCCGCGCTGGAGCTCGTCGGCTCCCCGTCCTGGGAGCGGCACCTGCACACCGTCTCCGCCGAACTGGGCGGCCGCCGCACCGCGATGCTCGCGGCTCTGCGCGCCCGGCTGCCCGAACTCGCCCTGCCGCACGTCCCGTCGGGCGGCGGGAGCCTCTGGCTCCGGCTCCCCGGCCCGGCGGCCGACGAGGCGGCCCTGGTGTCCGCGGCGCTGCGCGCCGGGGTGGCGGTCGCACCCGGCCGCCCCTACCACTGCGCCGAACCCCCGGCGGGTCACATCAGACTGAGTTTCGCCGCCGTGCCGGGGCCGGCCGAGATCGCCGAAGGGGTGCGCCGGCTGCGGATGGCCGTCGACGAGCTGCGGAACAGGGGAGGATAG
- a CDS encoding acyltransferase family protein encodes MRDLVRRVEAATPKDRDRAVDALRAFAILGVVCGHWLVTALVADSGTLRGASPLRYMPALTPVSWVFQTLAVFFLVGGLVGARGYASARARGESYGRWLRTRTARLFRPVVVVLAVWAVAAGVMLASGVDEGTVRTLGKLVWSPLWFLLVFAVLTAATPLVARLHPLWPLAVVLHVDVFRLGLDGPAWTGWINVAAGWLVPYCLGAAWARGGLRDRRTGWALLAGGAAAAAGLVLFAGYPASMVGVPGGELSNLDPPSLAAVAFGLAQCGGALLLLGPLRRLLARPAVWTAVALTNLSAMTIFLWHQTAMITATCAVLFLAGPVPGLHTVPDGSGWVLARPAWLPVFAAVLLVCRAAFGAYERSGAGRSAVVRAGSPARPSAPHRV; translated from the coding sequence GTGCGTGACCTGGTCCGGCGTGTCGAGGCGGCGACCCCGAAGGACCGCGACCGGGCGGTCGACGCGCTGCGCGCCTTCGCCATCCTGGGCGTGGTGTGCGGCCACTGGCTGGTGACGGCGCTGGTCGCGGACAGCGGCACCCTGCGCGGGGCGAGCCCGCTGCGGTACATGCCCGCTCTCACCCCGGTCTCCTGGGTGTTCCAGACGCTCGCGGTGTTCTTCCTGGTGGGCGGGCTGGTGGGGGCCCGGGGGTACGCCTCGGCGCGGGCGCGGGGCGAGTCGTACGGGCGCTGGCTGCGGACCCGGACGGCCCGGCTGTTCCGCCCGGTCGTGGTGGTCCTGGCCGTGTGGGCGGTGGCGGCCGGGGTGATGCTGGCCTCCGGGGTGGACGAGGGCACGGTCCGGACGCTGGGCAAGCTGGTGTGGTCGCCGCTGTGGTTCCTGCTGGTCTTCGCGGTGCTGACGGCGGCGACCCCGCTGGTGGCGCGGCTGCATCCGCTGTGGCCGCTGGCGGTGGTGCTGCACGTCGACGTGTTCCGGCTGGGGCTGGACGGTCCGGCGTGGACCGGGTGGATCAACGTGGCCGCGGGCTGGCTGGTGCCGTACTGCCTGGGGGCCGCCTGGGCGCGGGGCGGGCTGCGTGACCGCCGTACCGGGTGGGCGCTGCTGGCCGGCGGCGCGGCGGCCGCGGCGGGGCTGGTGCTGTTCGCGGGTTACCCCGCCTCCATGGTCGGGGTGCCGGGCGGTGAACTGTCCAACCTGGACCCGCCCTCGCTCGCCGCGGTGGCCTTCGGGCTGGCCCAGTGCGGGGGTGCTCTGCTGCTGCTCGGTCCGCTGCGGCGGCTGCTGGCGCGGCCGGCCGTCTGGACGGCGGTGGCGCTGACGAACCTGTCGGCGATGACGATATTCCTGTGGCACCAGACGGCGATGATCACGGCCACCTGTGCCGTCCTGTTCCTGGCAGGCCCGGTGCCCGGTCTGCACACCGTGCCCGACGGCTCCGGCTGGGTGCTCGCCCGGCCGGCCTGGCTGCCGGTGTTCGCGGCGGTGCTGCTGGTGTGCCGGGCGGCCTTCGGGGCGTACGAGCGGTCCGGCGCCGGCCGTTCGGCGGTCGTACGGGCCGGCTCCCCTGCCCGGCCCTCGGCGCCGCACCGCGTCTGA
- a CDS encoding DMT family transporter, which translates to MTAQNSATGQSTIAVESSGEASGSTSGVPRGGVVLAALGVVAFSLTFPSTVWGLESFGPWSLVAVRSVLAALIAGCALLAGRVPLPAREHRAGLAVVAGGVVIGFPLLTTLALQTSTTSHAAVVVGLLPLTTALLAALRTGARPPRAFWAAALAGAAVVIAFTVRESGGALSRGDLYLFGALLVCAAGYTEGGRLAGVMPGWQVIGWALVLALPLAVAGAAVALPFEPVRLSAHGVIGLVWVAAGSTFLGLYVWYRGMAEIGVPRASQLQLAQPLLTLVWSFLALGEEISPAAPAAAVAVLVCIAVTQRAGRGRGPREGTATAPGHRLVDMDRHP; encoded by the coding sequence ATGACAGCACAGAATAGCGCTACAGGGCAGTCCACGATAGCGGTCGAGTCCTCCGGTGAAGCGTCCGGGAGCACGTCGGGGGTTCCGCGGGGCGGTGTCGTCCTCGCCGCTCTCGGTGTCGTCGCCTTCTCCCTGACCTTCCCCTCCACCGTGTGGGGGCTGGAGAGCTTCGGGCCCTGGTCCCTGGTCGCGGTCCGCAGCGTCCTCGCGGCACTGATCGCGGGGTGTGCGCTGCTGGCGGGCCGGGTGCCACTGCCGGCCCGTGAGCATCGGGCCGGCCTGGCGGTCGTGGCGGGCGGGGTGGTGATCGGGTTCCCGCTGCTGACCACGCTCGCGCTCCAGACGTCGACCACCTCGCACGCCGCCGTGGTGGTGGGCCTGCTGCCGTTGACGACGGCGCTCCTGGCGGCGCTGCGCACCGGTGCCCGTCCGCCGCGCGCCTTCTGGGCCGCGGCGCTCGCCGGTGCCGCCGTGGTGATCGCCTTCACGGTCCGGGAGAGCGGTGGTGCCCTCTCGCGCGGCGATCTCTACCTGTTCGGGGCGCTGCTGGTGTGCGCCGCCGGCTACACCGAGGGCGGGCGGCTGGCCGGGGTGATGCCGGGCTGGCAGGTGATCGGCTGGGCGCTGGTCCTGGCGCTGCCGCTCGCGGTGGCGGGCGCGGCCGTCGCCCTGCCCTTCGAGCCGGTCCGCCTCTCGGCGCACGGGGTAATCGGGCTGGTCTGGGTGGCCGCGGGATCGACCTTCCTCGGCCTGTACGTCTGGTACCGGGGCATGGCGGAGATCGGTGTCCCCCGGGCGAGCCAGCTCCAGCTCGCCCAGCCGCTGCTGACCCTGGTCTGGTCGTTCCTGGCACTGGGCGAGGAGATCTCACCGGCCGCGCCGGCGGCCGCGGTGGCGGTCCTGGTCTGCATCGCCGTCACCCAGCGTGCGGGGCGGGGCCGGGGCCCGCGTGAAGGGACGGCGACCGCACCGGGTCATAGACTTGTAGACATGGACCGCCACCCGTGA